A window of Streptomyces marispadix contains these coding sequences:
- the msrB gene encoding peptide-methionine (R)-S-oxide reductase MsrB: MTYEIEKPEEQWRAELSPEEYRVLRESGTEPAFTGEYTDTKTTGVYNCRACGAELFRSDTKFESHCGWPSFYDPAGSDAVELLEDHSMGMLRTEVRCARCGSHLGHVFEGEGYQTPTDQRYCINSIAVRLEPSES, from the coding sequence GTGACGTACGAGATCGAGAAGCCGGAAGAGCAGTGGCGGGCGGAGCTCAGCCCGGAGGAGTACCGGGTGCTGCGTGAGTCGGGCACCGAGCCCGCCTTCACCGGCGAGTACACCGACACGAAGACGACCGGCGTCTACAACTGCCGGGCCTGCGGTGCGGAACTCTTCCGCTCCGACACGAAGTTCGAGTCGCACTGCGGTTGGCCCAGCTTCTACGACCCGGCCGGCTCCGACGCCGTCGAGCTGCTGGAGGACCACTCGATGGGCATGCTCCGCACTGAGGTGCGGTGCGCCCGCTGCGGCTCGCATCTGGGCCACGTCTTCGAGGGCGAGGGCTATCAGACGCCGACGGACCAGCGGTACTGCATCAACAGCATCGCGGTGCGGCTGGAGCCCTCCGAGTCCTGA
- a CDS encoding MFS transporter, whose protein sequence is MTQASSAASSATARPAGAGGTGVSDGNGTSGGASGGRTAGARKGVVPVLAFAGISVAVMQTLLVPVVARLPVLLNTATSDAAWVVTVTLLSGAVATPIMGRLGDLYGKRRMILVSLAAMVAGSLLCGVTSSLIPMITGRAVQGFAMGAIPLGISIMRDELPPDRLGSAMAFMSSSLGVGGALAMPAAAYAAQRTDWHMLFFGAAGLGLLAMLAVLAVVPESAQRTGGRFDIPGALGLTAGLVALLLAISKGADWGWSSGLTLGLFAAAPLVFVLWGAMELRVRRPLVDLRSTARRQVLLTNLASIAVGLAFYAATLVLPQLLQLPRSTGYGLGQTMTVAGMCVAPMGLSMMLVSSLSARISAARGPKVSLMAGLVVLAVAYLAGTVLMNAVWQVVVTAVLIGVGIGIAYAAMPALIIGAVPPSESGAANGLNTLMRSIGTSTSSAIVGVVLAHMSIPLGGTDVPTRSGFQVSFLIAAGAALTGLLIASFLPGRDAGSAGSGGHSGNAAEAGAGRQVRPSRAGV, encoded by the coding sequence ATGACCCAGGCCAGCAGTGCCGCCTCGTCCGCGACCGCCCGCCCCGCCGGCGCAGGCGGCACCGGCGTCTCAGACGGGAACGGCACCTCCGGTGGCGCTTCAGGCGGGCGAACCGCGGGCGCGCGCAAGGGAGTCGTGCCCGTGCTGGCCTTCGCCGGGATCTCAGTCGCGGTGATGCAGACGCTGCTCGTACCCGTGGTGGCCCGGCTGCCCGTACTGCTGAACACCGCCACGTCCGACGCCGCCTGGGTCGTCACCGTGACGCTGCTCTCCGGTGCCGTCGCCACGCCCATCATGGGGCGCCTCGGGGATCTCTACGGCAAGCGGCGCATGATCCTCGTCAGCCTCGCGGCGATGGTGGCCGGTTCGCTGCTGTGCGGCGTCACTTCGTCGCTCATACCGATGATCACCGGCCGTGCCGTGCAGGGCTTCGCTATGGGAGCCATCCCGCTGGGCATCAGCATCATGCGGGACGAACTGCCCCCGGACAGGCTCGGATCGGCCATGGCGTTCATGAGTTCGTCGCTCGGCGTCGGCGGGGCGCTGGCCATGCCCGCCGCCGCGTACGCCGCTCAGCGAACCGACTGGCACATGCTCTTCTTCGGCGCCGCCGGGCTGGGCCTCCTCGCGATGCTGGCGGTGCTCGCCGTCGTACCGGAGTCCGCGCAGCGCACCGGTGGCCGCTTCGACATACCCGGCGCTCTCGGCCTGACGGCAGGGCTCGTGGCGCTGCTGCTCGCGATATCCAAGGGCGCCGACTGGGGCTGGAGCAGCGGGCTGACGCTGGGGCTCTTCGCCGCCGCGCCGCTGGTGTTCGTGCTGTGGGGAGCGATGGAGCTGCGGGTACGCAGGCCGCTGGTCGATCTGCGCAGCACGGCACGCCGCCAGGTGCTGCTGACCAATCTGGCCTCGATCGCCGTCGGACTCGCCTTCTACGCCGCCACGTTGGTGCTGCCGCAGCTTCTCCAGCTTCCCCGTTCCACCGGCTACGGGCTGGGGCAGACGATGACCGTCGCGGGGATGTGCGTCGCGCCGATGGGGCTTTCGATGATGCTCGTCTCCTCGCTCTCCGCACGCATCTCGGCGGCCCGGGGTCCCAAGGTCTCGCTGATGGCGGGGCTGGTGGTCCTCGCCGTCGCCTATCTCGCGGGCACGGTACTGATGAACGCCGTATGGCAGGTCGTGGTGACCGCCGTACTGATCGGCGTAGGCATCGGCATCGCCTACGCGGCGATGCCCGCGCTGATCATCGGCGCCGTGCCGCCGTCGGAGTCCGGCGCCGCCAACGGGCTGAACACGCTGATGCGTTCGATCGGCACCTCCACTTCGAGCGCGATCGTCGGCGTCGTACTGGCGCACATGAGCATCCCGCTCGGCGGCACCGACGTGCCCACGCGCAGCGGCTTCCAGGTCTCGTTCCTCATCGCGGCGGGGGCGGCGCTCACGGGGCTGCTGATCGCCTCGTTCCTGCCGGGCCGGGACGCGGGGAGCGCCGGGAGCGGGGGGCACTCCGGGAACGCTGCGGAGGCGGGGGCCGGACGGCAGGTACGACCGTCACGTGCGGGCGTCTGA
- a CDS encoding LysE family translocator produces MFTTLLSFLGACVLVAMAPGPSTVLIVRSSLRSRRSGFMTVLGNETGVFTWGVVAAFGLTALLAASQLAYEIMRFGGAAVLIVFGVQAIRSARRGAGFDATAEPGATAEPGATAEPGPAAISGWRSYRAGLLLNLANPKAAVFAMSFLPQFVPHGAPQLPLMVALAALWAVFEIGYYGMYVWFVGRMRRVLSRAGVRRRLEQISGGVLLALGIRMALEG; encoded by the coding sequence ATGTTCACGACTCTCCTGTCCTTTCTCGGCGCCTGCGTCCTGGTCGCGATGGCGCCGGGCCCCAGCACCGTGCTGATAGTGCGCAGTTCGCTGCGCAGCCGCCGCTCGGGCTTCATGACCGTGCTGGGGAACGAGACGGGAGTCTTCACCTGGGGCGTCGTCGCCGCGTTCGGTCTGACCGCGCTGCTCGCCGCGTCCCAACTGGCCTACGAGATCATGCGGTTCGGCGGGGCCGCCGTGCTGATCGTCTTCGGCGTGCAGGCGATACGCTCGGCCCGCAGGGGCGCAGGCTTCGACGCCACGGCCGAACCGGGCGCCACGGCCGAACCGGGCGCCACGGCCGAACCGGGCCCGGCGGCGATCAGCGGCTGGCGCTCCTATCGCGCGGGCCTGCTGCTGAACCTCGCCAACCCGAAGGCCGCCGTCTTCGCCATGTCGTTCCTGCCGCAGTTCGTCCCGCACGGTGCGCCCCAACTCCCGCTGATGGTGGCCCTGGCGGCGCTCTGGGCCGTCTTCGAGATCGGCTACTACGGGATGTACGTATGGTTCGTCGGCCGGATGCGCCGCGTGCTGTCCCGCGCGGGCGTACGGCGGCGCCTGGAGCAGATCTCCGGCGGGGTGCTGCTGGCGCTCGGCATACGGATGGCACTGGAGGGCTAG
- a CDS encoding FG-GAP and VCBS repeat-containing protein, with protein MPHNRRMLMCAVAAAVAAAGFVVPSGATAAAPRTVASDFNGDGYADVAVGVPDGTVGGQAKAGYVNVVWGGPKGAGAHGSIRITQATPELPGTPEAGDRFGASVALVDLNGDGIAELLAGVPGEDVTDRGTDAGMVTAVGGSKGGPGPGSTVLTGPSPSAAYGRSVAAADLTGGGNKAIVIGGKDKVVARVIQGEDSMVTTVVAAPMGGRAPVLATGDFDSDGTADLAVAYWTESDPNTQSHVRLWKWDADRSAMANFWNTDNAGVTALAAGDFDGDGHDDLALGECREIADENIDDPCGPEELAKGGGVHIHYGSPAGGPFGSRAQTLNQDTAGVPGVAEDGDRFGAALAAADVDRDGRDDLIAGALGEAIGSRTGAGAAWLLHGGAKGLLDAAGAATSVAWNQDTSGVPGVAEAGDTFGAAVASGDFNADGIPDVTAGSPGENASLGAVWYLPGGSARGSAAFSPRTLGLPYPSTAQKYGKPLSTR; from the coding sequence GTGCCACACAACCGCCGCATGCTGATGTGCGCCGTCGCGGCCGCTGTGGCCGCCGCCGGGTTCGTGGTCCCGTCCGGGGCCACCGCTGCCGCACCCCGTACCGTCGCGAGCGACTTCAACGGCGACGGCTACGCGGACGTCGCCGTCGGCGTCCCGGACGGGACCGTCGGCGGTCAGGCCAAGGCCGGGTACGTGAACGTCGTCTGGGGCGGCCCGAAGGGCGCCGGAGCCCACGGGAGCATCCGCATCACCCAGGCCACTCCCGAGCTGCCCGGCACCCCGGAGGCGGGCGACCGCTTCGGCGCGTCCGTGGCCCTGGTGGACCTCAACGGCGACGGCATCGCGGAACTCCTCGCCGGTGTCCCGGGCGAGGACGTCACCGACCGCGGTACGGACGCGGGCATGGTCACCGCCGTAGGCGGCTCGAAGGGCGGGCCGGGACCGGGGTCGACGGTGCTCACCGGGCCGTCGCCGTCGGCCGCGTACGGCAGATCGGTCGCGGCGGCCGACCTGACCGGCGGCGGCAACAAGGCGATCGTGATCGGCGGCAAGGACAAGGTCGTCGCCCGCGTCATCCAGGGCGAGGACAGCATGGTCACCACCGTCGTCGCCGCCCCCATGGGCGGCCGCGCCCCCGTCCTGGCCACCGGCGACTTCGACAGCGACGGCACGGCGGACCTGGCCGTGGCGTACTGGACCGAGAGCGACCCCAACACGCAGTCCCACGTGCGCCTGTGGAAGTGGGACGCCGACCGGTCCGCGATGGCCAACTTCTGGAACACGGACAACGCCGGTGTCACGGCCTTGGCCGCCGGCGACTTCGACGGCGACGGCCACGACGACCTGGCGCTCGGCGAATGCCGTGAGATCGCCGACGAGAACATCGACGACCCGTGCGGCCCCGAAGAACTCGCCAAGGGCGGCGGCGTCCACATCCACTACGGAAGCCCCGCGGGCGGCCCGTTCGGCAGCCGCGCCCAGACCCTCAACCAGGACACGGCGGGCGTCCCGGGCGTTGCCGAGGACGGCGACCGCTTCGGCGCCGCCCTCGCCGCCGCCGACGTCGACCGCGACGGCCGCGACGACCTGATCGCGGGCGCTCTAGGTGAGGCCATCGGAAGCAGGACGGGGGCGGGCGCCGCCTGGCTGCTCCACGGCGGCGCCAAGGGGCTGCTCGACGCCGCGGGCGCTGCCACGTCCGTCGCCTGGAACCAGGACACGTCGGGCGTCCCCGGCGTCGCCGAGGCGGGCGACACCTTCGGCGCGGCGGTCGCCTCGGGTGACTTCAACGCCGACGGCATACCGGACGTGACGGCCGGGTCCCCCGGCGAGAACGCGTCCCTGGGCGCCGTGTGGTACCTCCCCGGCGGCTCGGCCAGGGGCTCGGCGGCCTTCTCCCCTCGCACGCTCGGCCTCCCGTACCCGTCCACGGCCCAGAAGTACGGAAAGCCGCTGAGCACCCGCTGA
- a CDS encoding RICIN domain-containing protein: MQRTGFRRVGVPAVLCTATAGLMLGALAAPAAQADDGESSGPVKIYNKGSGGYLGVYDDNPNENHEVRSLVGGRYWSAEEHPGRAAHDWVVTRVGDYHTLRLTKTKDAKPLCLTAKSGAVMNSAIILSPCQDGRASQQWSLKAPESGEGDWLSIRPRNGQDMAIGTFKREEHWGAYDKLSLNRANESSDRLWKVPGVSDESAPGQAEIKGEPNQTARNDSFAKPAVTVTNTGRSRIAKRTVTLTPGPAGVSFPGVVELRVKRPDGTSQTVRCTDTGTKAVCNDVPLGIGPGQTTRLDTDVRISGLKQGEIPSLGYDVDRLGRAKSEMRVVG, encoded by the coding sequence ATGCAGCGGACGGGGTTCCGACGCGTCGGAGTCCCGGCTGTGCTGTGCACCGCCACCGCCGGGCTGATGCTCGGCGCGCTTGCGGCGCCTGCGGCGCAGGCCGACGACGGCGAAAGCAGCGGGCCGGTGAAGATCTACAACAAGGGCTCGGGCGGGTACTTGGGCGTCTACGACGACAACCCGAATGAGAACCACGAGGTCCGTTCCCTCGTGGGCGGACGTTACTGGTCCGCCGAGGAGCACCCGGGCAGGGCCGCCCACGACTGGGTGGTGACCCGCGTCGGCGACTACCACACCCTCCGGCTCACCAAGACCAAGGACGCCAAGCCGCTGTGCCTGACCGCCAAGAGCGGCGCGGTGATGAACAGCGCGATCATCCTCAGCCCCTGCCAGGACGGCCGGGCCTCGCAGCAGTGGTCCCTCAAGGCACCGGAGTCGGGAGAGGGCGACTGGCTAAGCATCCGTCCGCGCAACGGACAAGACATGGCCATCGGAACCTTCAAACGCGAGGAGCACTGGGGCGCCTACGACAAGCTCTCCCTGAACCGCGCCAACGAGAGCTCCGACCGGCTGTGGAAGGTGCCCGGCGTGAGCGACGAGAGCGCCCCTGGCCAGGCGGAGATCAAGGGTGAGCCGAATCAGACGGCACGCAACGACTCCTTCGCGAAGCCCGCTGTCACCGTGACGAACACCGGCAGGTCCCGCATCGCCAAGCGAACCGTGACGCTCACTCCCGGCCCGGCGGGTGTCAGCTTCCCCGGGGTCGTAGAGCTGCGCGTCAAGCGGCCCGACGGCACCTCGCAGACCGTGCGGTGCACCGATACGGGCACGAAGGCCGTCTGCAACGACGTCCCGCTCGGCATCGGTCCGGGACAGACCACGCGTCTGGACACCGACGTACGCATCTCCGGTCTGAAGCAGGGCGAGATCCCCAGCCTCGGCTACGACGTGGACCGGCTCGGGCGGGCGAAGTCCGAGATGAGGGTCGTGGGCTGA
- a CDS encoding Fur family transcriptional regulator: MLRGAALRVTRPRVAVLHAVHDHPHAETESIIGAVREELGGVSHQAVYDVLRALTSAGLVRRIQPPGSLARYEARVGDNHHHVVCRSCGAVADVDCAVGEAPCLTASDDHGFDIYEAEVTYSGLCPGCSAAADS; the protein is encoded by the coding sequence ATGCTGCGCGGGGCCGCTCTGCGTGTGACGCGGCCCCGCGTGGCGGTGCTCCACGCGGTGCACGACCATCCGCACGCCGAGACCGAGTCGATCATCGGTGCCGTGCGGGAGGAGTTGGGCGGGGTTTCCCACCAGGCCGTCTACGACGTGCTGCGCGCGCTGACCAGTGCCGGTCTGGTGCGTCGCATCCAGCCGCCGGGATCGCTGGCACGCTACGAGGCGCGGGTCGGGGACAACCACCATCACGTCGTATGCCGGTCGTGCGGGGCCGTCGCCGACGTGGACTGCGCTGTCGGTGAGGCCCCCTGCCTGACCGCGTCCGACGACCACGGATTCGACATCTACGAAGCCGAGGTCACATATTCGGGCTTGTGCCCAGGCTGTTCCGCCGCAGCCGATTCCTGA
- a CDS encoding NucA/NucB deoxyribonuclease domain-containing protein — protein sequence MTGKRPIRARAAALAAAAAMLLPLALSAPASADDQPHKGGSDAIVTKATEPEKLPADKIEATDATTQAPGVMAIDCPANTYAFNRTESCSNTKAQIQFLLNGKVRGTAQLDIDTTAELNPRDRRKWNQQVDITLTRPTIPEAYLVDATVSLNCSSCTATTGGSKILFPGQKQTFKMEVSSPGKDLVVDTLRPQAVLTAPRHDTGTLALGPAFRPRCDSTPRITDKRYGGCVYPQFTPTWEISVGDPKVAAVGWHVDWAQRNLKTPWGVRGKGHPLHRTTNQALQNANRRVACRVPRPPNSEGQTCDEYPFAATHEGASKNPDYSCHFLNGDNNSKEGSFRKAYLNSQRVLERDAFWVKVVKPTGVAPPPSLLGPVGCGQD from the coding sequence TTGACGGGGAAGAGACCCATCAGGGCACGCGCGGCGGCCTTGGCCGCGGCCGCGGCGATGCTGTTACCGCTGGCCCTCTCGGCACCGGCCAGTGCCGACGACCAGCCGCACAAGGGCGGCAGCGACGCGATCGTCACCAAGGCGACCGAGCCGGAGAAGCTGCCCGCGGACAAGATCGAGGCCACCGACGCCACCACACAGGCACCGGGCGTCATGGCGATCGACTGCCCGGCCAACACCTACGCCTTCAACCGCACCGAGTCGTGCTCCAACACCAAGGCCCAGATCCAGTTCCTGCTCAACGGCAAGGTGCGCGGCACGGCCCAGCTCGACATCGACACGACCGCCGAACTGAACCCGCGTGACCGGCGGAAGTGGAACCAGCAGGTCGACATCACGCTCACCAGGCCGACGATCCCCGAGGCGTATCTCGTCGACGCGACCGTCAGCCTCAACTGCTCGTCCTGCACGGCCACCACGGGCGGCAGCAAGATCCTCTTCCCGGGGCAGAAGCAGACGTTCAAGATGGAGGTCTCAAGCCCCGGCAAGGACCTCGTGGTCGACACCCTGCGTCCGCAGGCCGTGCTGACCGCTCCCCGGCACGACACGGGGACCCTGGCCCTGGGGCCCGCGTTCAGGCCTCGCTGCGACAGCACGCCCCGCATCACCGACAAGCGCTACGGGGGCTGCGTCTACCCGCAGTTCACACCGACGTGGGAGATCTCCGTCGGCGATCCGAAGGTCGCCGCCGTCGGCTGGCACGTCGACTGGGCGCAGCGCAATCTGAAGACGCCGTGGGGCGTGCGCGGCAAGGGACATCCGCTGCACCGCACCACGAACCAGGCGCTCCAGAACGCCAACCGCCGGGTCGCCTGCCGTGTGCCCCGGCCGCCCAACAGCGAGGGCCAGACCTGCGACGAGTATCCGTTCGCCGCGACTCACGAGGGCGCCTCGAAGAACCCGGACTACTCCTGCCACTTCCTGAACGGCGACAACAACAGCAAGGAAGGCAGCTTCCGCAAGGCGTACCTCAACAGCCAGCGTGTACTGGAGAGGGACGCGTTCTGGGTCAAGGTCGTCAAGCCGACCGGGGTCGCACCGCCGCCGAGCCTGCTGGGCCCGGTCGGCTGCGGCCAGGACTAG
- a CDS encoding DUF1707 and FHA domain-containing protein — translation MTSLEFGAYPPRLSDAERERALEVLREGAAEGRISHNTFERRMNVILNAQWHGELHPVLHDLPTRRPRSRWFAEGIARLLSFPRTLRNAWQSERLPELLLPGPGSHAYSIGRAPGSMLRLNHFTVSRTHAQLRATDDGWKLRDLGSSNGTWVNGSRVTGSVRVRPGDVVRFGQIGFKLALTRPPSLEPPQRP, via the coding sequence ATGACATCTCTGGAGTTCGGTGCGTACCCACCGCGGCTGTCCGACGCGGAACGGGAGCGCGCTCTGGAGGTGCTGCGCGAGGGAGCCGCCGAGGGGCGCATCTCGCACAACACGTTCGAGCGGCGCATGAACGTGATCCTCAACGCGCAGTGGCACGGCGAACTGCACCCGGTGCTCCACGACTTGCCGACGCGGCGCCCCCGCAGCCGCTGGTTCGCCGAGGGCATCGCGCGGCTGCTCTCCTTCCCGCGCACGCTGCGCAACGCCTGGCAGTCCGAGCGGCTGCCCGAACTGCTGCTTCCGGGGCCCGGATCGCATGCGTACTCCATAGGCCGCGCGCCGGGTTCGATGCTGCGCCTCAACCACTTCACCGTCTCCCGTACGCATGCGCAGCTACGCGCCACCGACGACGGCTGGAAGCTTCGCGACCTGGGGTCCAGCAACGGGACCTGGGTCAACGGCAGCAGGGTGACGGGCTCGGTGCGGGTGAGGCCGGGCGACGTGGTGAGGTTCGGGCAGATCGGCTTCAAGCTCGCGCTGACCCGGCCGCCTTCGCTGGAGCCGCCCCAACGTCCCTGA
- the glgX gene encoding glycogen debranching protein GlgX: MQVWPGQAYPLGAAYDGTGTNFAVLSEAADRVELCLLDDGGRETRVELREHDGHVRHAYLPGVAPGQRYGFRVHGPWDPARGLRCNPAKLLLDPYAKAMSGSVEWHEAVYGHRFGEPEARNDLDSAPYTMTSVVVDPYFDWGDDRPPGTGYEDTLVYEAHVKGLTMLHPEVPPELRGTYAALGHPAVTSHLRRLGVTALELMPVHQSVTDHRLADAGLANYWGYNTIGFLAPHNGYSSSGELGGQVTEFKRAVRALHEAGIEVLLDVVYNHTAEGSHLGPTLSFRGLDNPSYYRLSDDPRYYTDTTGTGNSLLMRSPHVLRLIMDSLRYWVTEMHVDGFRFDLAATLARQFDGVDRRSSFFDLVRQDPVVSRVKLIAEPWDVGEDGYQAGNFPPPWSEWNGRYRDAVRDLWRGQPGTLPEFASRLTGSSDLFRHGRRPLASVNFVTCHDGLTLHDLVSYDGKHNEANGEDGRDGESHNRSWNCGIEGPTGDPDVLRLRRRQMRNLIATLMLSQGVPMLSHGDEFGRTQYGNNNAYCHDGELTWVHWPSAEGGDAAEDGDGGREGAAALSGSQLRPEGELFTFVCELAALRREHPVFRRRRFFRGPGEAATIGGKDQAEDRLPPGIGWFTPEGRPMTTADWHDEHARSLAVLLDGDAISEPGPRGEPVTDDSFLLLFNAAAAPVEFTVPLAPVRSGPPEGGWDGGWDGRSWQLVVDTADEVPPSAQQGRKRKAAAGERITLSGRSLVVLRSFRDVGAAPAKAAGSARA; the protein is encoded by the coding sequence ATGCAGGTGTGGCCGGGGCAGGCGTACCCCCTCGGGGCGGCCTACGACGGAACCGGCACCAACTTCGCCGTCCTCTCCGAGGCGGCGGACCGCGTCGAGCTGTGCCTGCTGGACGACGGCGGCCGGGAGACGCGGGTGGAGCTGCGCGAGCACGACGGCCATGTACGGCATGCCTATCTGCCCGGGGTGGCGCCGGGGCAGCGCTACGGATTCCGGGTGCACGGCCCGTGGGACCCGGCCCGTGGGCTGCGCTGCAATCCCGCGAAGCTGCTGCTCGATCCGTACGCGAAGGCGATGAGCGGAAGCGTCGAGTGGCACGAGGCGGTCTACGGCCACCGGTTCGGCGAGCCGGAGGCGCGCAACGACCTGGACTCGGCGCCGTACACGATGACTTCGGTCGTGGTCGACCCGTACTTCGACTGGGGCGACGACCGTCCGCCGGGCACCGGCTACGAGGACACCCTCGTCTACGAGGCCCATGTGAAGGGCCTGACGATGCTTCACCCGGAGGTGCCGCCCGAACTGCGCGGCACCTACGCGGCGTTGGGGCACCCGGCGGTGACCAGCCACCTGAGGCGGCTCGGTGTCACGGCGCTGGAGCTGATGCCCGTGCACCAGTCGGTCACCGACCACCGGCTGGCCGACGCGGGCCTGGCCAACTACTGGGGCTACAACACCATCGGCTTCCTCGCCCCGCACAACGGCTACTCCTCGTCCGGCGAACTCGGCGGCCAGGTCACGGAGTTCAAGCGCGCGGTGCGCGCGCTGCACGAAGCGGGCATCGAAGTCCTGCTCGACGTCGTCTACAACCACACCGCGGAAGGCAGTCATCTCGGTCCTACCCTCTCCTTCCGAGGCCTCGACAATCCCTCGTACTACCGGCTGAGCGACGATCCGCGCTACTACACCGATACGACGGGCACGGGTAATTCACTGTTGATGCGCAGCCCCCACGTCCTTCGCCTGATCATGGACTCGCTTCGCTACTGGGTGACCGAAATGCACGTCGACGGCTTCCGCTTCGATCTGGCGGCGACGCTGGCGCGGCAGTTCGACGGGGTGGACCGCCGGTCGTCGTTCTTCGACCTCGTGCGGCAGGACCCGGTCGTCAGCCGCGTCAAGCTGATCGCCGAGCCGTGGGACGTGGGCGAGGACGGCTATCAGGCAGGCAACTTCCCTCCGCCGTGGAGCGAGTGGAACGGCCGCTACCGCGACGCAGTACGGGATCTGTGGCGCGGACAGCCGGGCACCCTCCCGGAGTTCGCGTCCCGGCTGACGGGCTCCAGCGATCTCTTCCGGCACGGCAGACGCCCGCTGGCGTCGGTCAACTTCGTCACGTGCCACGACGGTCTCACCCTGCACGACCTCGTCAGCTACGACGGCAAGCACAACGAGGCCAACGGCGAGGACGGCAGGGACGGGGAGAGCCACAACAGGTCCTGGAACTGCGGCATCGAGGGCCCCACCGGCGACCCCGACGTGCTGCGGCTGCGCCGGAGGCAGATGCGCAACCTCATCGCGACGCTGATGCTGTCGCAGGGCGTGCCGATGCTCTCCCACGGCGACGAGTTCGGCCGCACGCAGTACGGCAACAACAACGCCTACTGCCACGACGGCGAACTGACGTGGGTGCACTGGCCGTCGGCGGAGGGGGGCGATGCCGCGGAGGACGGAGACGGCGGGAGGGAGGGAGCCGCCGCACTCAGCGGCTCTCAACTCCGCCCGGAGGGCGAGCTGTTCACCTTCGTGTGCGAACTGGCCGCCCTGCGGCGAGAGCACCCCGTCTTCAGGCGGCGGCGCTTCTTCCGTGGCCCCGGAGAGGCGGCGACCATCGGCGGGAAGGACCAAGCAGAGGATCGACTCCCCCCGGGTATCGGCTGGTTCACCCCGGAGGGCCGGCCGATGACCACCGCCGACTGGCACGACGAGCACGCACGCTCCCTGGCGGTGCTCCTCGACGGCGACGCCATCTCCGAGCCGGGTCCGCGCGGGGAGCCGGTGACGGACGACTCGTTCCTGCTGCTGTTCAACGCGGCTGCCGCACCGGTGGAGTTCACCGTCCCGCTCGCTCCCGTACGTAGCGGACCACCGGAAGGGGGCTGGGACGGCGGATGGGACGGCCGGTCGTGGCAGCTTGTCGTCGACACCGCCGACGAAGTCCCCCCTTCCGCACAGCAGGGCCGTAAGCGGAAGGCAGCGGCGGGCGAGCGGATCACGCTCTCGGGCCGCAGCCTGGTGGTGCTGCGGTCCTTCAGGGACGTTGGGGCGGCTCCAGCGAAGGCGGCCGGGTCAGCGCGAGCTTGA